A genomic region of Alicyclobacillus sp. SO9 contains the following coding sequences:
- a CDS encoding MFS transporter, giving the protein MGIRLKQIAAQYHPVVWWIVGATAVTRITQFMVMPFLALYMAVHTHAGTATIGLAIGMAALTSTVFGFIGGPFADKYGRKGIMVLAMIISAVALAGFANARVTWVFFVLSALNGLTRTLFGPASQAMLTDVTSPELRSNVFAMRYWAINVGASMGPVVGGYLGTVATGWTFYLAAAVSGLYGIVILLIFPESSKLGAERAERPVLMKTMQTMKTILGKYFHPVQSGKARRAEFKNRTAKKGANLPEITFRKALQTVFADKALLLFVLATIFSNIGYSQVESTLPQFMGQMFTSHLAARTYAWVLTSNAVEVVILQLPLTKITNKFGLIPSMVLGQVLFGIGYVGLGFSTGLWSFVASMLVVTMGEIIVFPRNSEYLSVLAPDNLRATYFGASTLRSIGFFLGPWIGGWMLGKAGGPAVFTVIAGVAAVAAPFYVWSNHVRHHVEKSTESMVL; this is encoded by the coding sequence GTGGGAATTCGTCTAAAACAGATTGCTGCGCAGTATCATCCTGTTGTGTGGTGGATAGTAGGGGCTACAGCTGTTACAAGGATTACTCAGTTCATGGTGATGCCGTTCCTCGCTTTGTATATGGCGGTTCATACACATGCGGGAACGGCAACCATTGGTCTTGCAATTGGCATGGCGGCTCTGACTTCCACGGTGTTTGGATTTATCGGAGGACCGTTTGCGGATAAGTATGGGCGGAAAGGAATCATGGTTTTGGCTATGATTATCAGCGCTGTGGCTCTGGCTGGTTTCGCAAACGCACGCGTGACGTGGGTTTTCTTCGTACTTAGCGCATTAAACGGACTAACGCGGACTTTGTTTGGCCCGGCATCCCAGGCTATGCTGACGGATGTAACCAGTCCGGAACTGCGGTCGAATGTATTTGCCATGCGCTATTGGGCCATAAATGTAGGTGCATCTATGGGCCCTGTTGTGGGGGGCTATCTAGGTACTGTAGCGACTGGCTGGACCTTTTATTTGGCCGCTGCGGTTAGCGGGCTCTATGGAATCGTTATCCTTCTAATATTTCCGGAGTCCTCAAAGCTTGGTGCGGAGCGCGCTGAACGACCGGTCCTTATGAAAACCATGCAAACTATGAAAACCATCCTAGGAAAGTATTTCCATCCGGTACAATCTGGAAAAGCAAGAAGAGCCGAATTCAAGAACAGAACTGCCAAAAAGGGTGCAAACCTACCTGAGATCACCTTTCGCAAGGCACTTCAGACGGTTTTTGCTGACAAGGCACTGCTTTTGTTTGTCCTTGCCACCATTTTCAGCAACATTGGCTATTCTCAGGTCGAAAGCACGCTGCCTCAGTTTATGGGGCAAATGTTTACGTCCCATTTGGCGGCACGGACCTATGCCTGGGTACTGACGTCAAACGCTGTTGAAGTGGTGATTCTGCAGCTGCCGTTGACGAAAATCACGAATAAGTTCGGCTTGATACCGTCCATGGTGCTTGGACAAGTATTGTTTGGAATCGGCTATGTCGGACTCGGCTTCAGTACAGGTCTATGGTCATTTGTAGCTTCTATGCTGGTGGTCACAATGGGAGAAATTATTGTGTTCCCGCGAAACAGTGAATATCTGTCGGTGTTGGCGCCGGACAACCTAAGAGCAACCTATTTTGGCGCAAGCACACTGCGCAGTATTGGTTTCTTTCTGGGCCCGTGGATTGGGGGATGGATGCTTGGAAAGGCAGGAGGACCGGCGGTGTTCACTGTCATAGCAGGAGTGGCAGCAGTGGCGGCTCCGTTTTATGTGTGGTCAAATCATGTTCGCCATCATGTTGAGAAGTCTACTGAAAGCATGGTCCTGTAG
- the ytvI gene encoding sporulation integral membrane protein YtvI → MANPQQQFLLRRYMWRAVEVASLLLLVTLVCIGFALFLPYILPFVFGGFLAILLLPLVRILERMGTSRITAVLIIMIGVGVIVALASTYIIIALTREATTLSTTLPSYINSIQTWLTVQLQAGRTFYGHLPPQVANGIQNAAGQLLTATESLSKQFFNFLFNSVTRLPEWTFIIVISVIATFFMMVNRERMYHSFLRALPPGWSEKVDVAMGDMMRAFAGSIRVQVLLMIMSAVLGIFGLWILNVNYAVLFGLLFGVTGMIPIVGSAIVSIPWAAGALAVGSVGVALKVLLVQVAISLIRHMVEPKILADSVGLDTLSTLFALYVGMKLIGVLGLFLGPIVLIGVKSLLRMRLFVDIFPSYDHVAVQTNLAEKKAAAPADKDEK, encoded by the coding sequence GTGGCCAATCCGCAACAACAGTTTTTGCTTCGACGGTACATGTGGCGTGCTGTAGAGGTTGCCAGCCTGCTGTTGCTTGTAACCCTCGTTTGTATCGGTTTCGCATTGTTTCTCCCGTATATTCTTCCGTTTGTCTTTGGAGGTTTTCTTGCTATTTTGCTGTTGCCGTTGGTCCGTATTCTGGAACGCATGGGAACGAGCCGGATCACAGCTGTACTGATAATTATGATTGGCGTGGGCGTGATTGTTGCTCTGGCTTCGACGTACATTATTATTGCACTGACGCGGGAGGCAACGACACTCAGCACGACACTCCCCAGTTACATTAACAGCATTCAAACTTGGCTGACGGTGCAGTTGCAGGCGGGACGAACCTTTTATGGGCATTTGCCGCCGCAGGTAGCCAACGGGATCCAAAACGCGGCGGGACAACTTCTAACTGCTACGGAATCACTGTCTAAGCAGTTCTTCAATTTCTTGTTTAATTCCGTTACGAGGCTTCCTGAATGGACGTTCATTATTGTTATTTCGGTGATTGCCACCTTTTTTATGATGGTAAATAGAGAGCGCATGTATCACTCCTTTTTGCGCGCGCTGCCCCCTGGTTGGTCCGAAAAAGTAGATGTTGCAATGGGTGACATGATGCGGGCTTTTGCCGGAAGCATTCGCGTACAGGTTCTTCTCATGATAATGTCTGCGGTTCTCGGGATATTTGGGCTGTGGATTTTAAATGTGAATTACGCGGTTCTGTTCGGGTTATTGTTTGGTGTCACCGGCATGATCCCGATTGTAGGCTCAGCCATTGTCTCCATCCCATGGGCAGCGGGAGCGTTGGCAGTGGGGAGTGTTGGGGTTGCTTTAAAAGTGCTGTTGGTCCAAGTGGCCATCTCGCTAATTCGGCACATGGTGGAACCAAAAATTCTTGCTGACAGCGTAGGTTTGGATACACTTTCCACGCTCTTCGCACTTTACGTTGGGATGAAACTCATTGGTGTTCTGGGTCTGTTTTTGGGGCCAATCGTACTTATTGGTGTGAAGTCACTGCTGAGAATGAGGCTGTTTGTGGATATTTTCCCAAGCTATGATCACGTTGCAGTGCAAACCAACCTTGCCGAGAAAAAGGCGGCGGCACCTGCGGACAAAGACGAAAAGTGA